TCAGAAGAGGATGCGTTTTTTGGTCTCATCCTTTCGGCCCTTCAGACATACAATTTCGTCGCATATCTCAATGGGCCAGGCTCTGTCTGCCATTCGTGTATTTCATAAAAATTCTCACTCACGTACCCAAGGTTTAAGGCGCCACTCTCACTACTGTTGCCACCGCAAGATAGATATGAGTACTTCTACTAAACTTCCAGAGCGTCAATTGCTACCAGCCAATGTTAGGCCTACCAAATATGATTTGACATTGGAGCCCTTATTTTCTACCTTCAAGTTTAACGGAGAAGAGACTATACATTTAGATGTTCAGGAGGACTCCAGTTCTATTACGCTACACGCTCTAGACATCGATCTCCAAGATTCACTATTGATAACTTCAAACAAGTCTAAGACTCCCCCGCTTCATGTGACAAGCAATGATGATGACCAATCGCTCacttttcaattcaaagaGGGTACTCTAGTAAAGGGAGATAAGGTGCAGCTGCAGTTGAAATTTGTTGGTGAATTGAATGATAAGATGGCCGGTTTTTACCGCTCTTCATATGAAGAGAATGGAGAAACTAAATATTTGGCAACTACCCAGATGGAGCCAACAGATTGTCGTCGTGCTTTCCCTTCCTTTGATGAGCCATCGCTAAAAGCCGTATTCAACATTGCCCTCATTGCTGATCAGAAACTTACTTGTCTCTCAAACATGGACGTGAAAGAGGAACAATCTCTCGGAGATAGAAGGAAGAAGGTGATATTCAATCCCACTCCACTAATTTCTACTTACCTAATTGCTTTTATTGTTGGTGATTTAAAATATATTGAAGCCGACTATAACTATCGCATTCCTGTCAGAGTTTATGCCACCCCTGGTTTAGAGAAGCAGGGTCGTTTTTCTGTCGAGCTTGCTGCTAAAACATTAGAATTCTTTGAGCAACAGTTTGATATTGATTatcctcttccaaagatggaCATGGTGGCGATTCATGATTTCAGTGCAGGAGCTATGGAAAACTTTGGGCTTGTTACCTATAGAGTTGTTGATTTGCTGTAcgatgaaaaaaattcaaatttggCTACTAAGCAACGTGTTGCAGAAGTTGTCCAACACGAATTGGCGCATCAGTGGTTTGGTAATCTTGTCACAATGGAGTGGTGGGAGGGCCTTTGGCTGAATGAAGGCTTTGCTACATGGATGTCTTGGTACTCTTGTGACAAGTTTTTCCCTGATTGGAAAGTATGGGAACAATATGTTACAGATTCTTTACAACAGGCTCTGGCTCTGGACGCTCTACGTGCTTCTCACCCTATTGAAGTTCCTGTGAAAAGGGCCGACGAGatcaatcaaatttttgacGCAATTTCCTATTCTAAAGGATCCTCCTTGCTAAAAATGATCTCCAAATGGCTCGGAGAGGATGTGTTCATTAAGGGAGTCTCCAGTTATTTAAAAAAGCACAGGTATGGTAATACGAAAACCACCGATTTGTGGGAATCGCTTTCTGAGGTGTCTGGAAAAGATGTGGTCAAAGTTATGAGTATCTGGACTGGTAAAATTGGATTTCCAATCATCTCAGTAACTGAAAATGCAAACCGTATCACTTTTACTCAGAACAGATATTTAACTACTGGTGATGTAACTCCTGAAGAGGATACGACGATTTATCCTGTTTTTTTGGGACTCAAAACAGAAAGCTCAACTGATGAGTCGCTGGTCCTTGACTCAAGGTCAATGTCAGTAGATATCCAGAATTCtgactttttcaaagttaaTGCTGAACAAGCCGGTATTTACAGGACCAATTATGCACCAGAGAGATGgatcaaacttggaaagcAACCTCACCTTCTAAGTGTAGAAGACCGTGCTGGTTTGGTTGCGGATGCGGGCGCTCTGGCTAGTTCTGGTCACTCATCTACAAGgaactttttgaaccttGTAAATTCATGGAAAGATGAGTCTAGCTTTGTTGTCTGGGACGAAATAACTTCCCGTGTTGCAGCTTTAAAAGCAGCTTGGTTATTTGAATCCCAATCTGACATTGACGCCCTGAATGCTTTCGTAAGAGACCTTATTTCTACGAAGATCAAAAGTATCGGATGGTCATTCAATGATAATGAACCATTCCTTGAACAAAGACTAAAGAGCCTTCTATATGCTACTGCTGCTGGTGCAAAAGTACCAGGAGTAGTTAAATCAGCATTGataaactttcaaaaatacgTTGCTGGTGATAAGACTGCCATTCACCCTAACATAAAGGCAGTTACGTTTCAAACTGTTGCGGCCCAAGGATCTGAAAAGGAATGGGATCAGTTACTCGACATCTACAAGAACCCTGTATCtattgatgagaaaatTATTGCTCTTAGGTCTCTCGGAAGGTTTGAAGATCCCATCTTGATCGCAAAGACCCTGGCACTGTTATTTGATGGTTCCGTAAGGTCACAAGATATTTACGTACCAATGCAAGGCCTTCGTGCGACTAAGATAGGAGTAGAGTCACTTTTCAAGTGGTTGACTCTTAATTGGGACAAGATTTATAAATTGCTTCCACCTGGTCTGTCAATGCTTGGTTCTGTGGTTACTATCAGTACTTCTGGGTTCACTTCCTTGGATGATCAAAAGCGTGTCAAAGATTTCTTTGCATCAAAGGATACCAAAGGCTTCGACCAGGGTTTGGCCCAGGCGTTAGACACCATCCAATCCAAGGCAAGTTGGGTACAACGTGACTCTAGGAATGTATCCGATTGGCTACGTGAGCAGGGATACAAAAAATAGTTTAAAGCATATTTTCTATATTACAATTTATTTATCATAGTTGTATATTCTTTGCATTAGGATTGATTCCTCTCCTCTTCAGATTTCtcttgaaggaagtttCTATTAGCTCCTTATCTTCATCCGAGTCAAAGTGAGCAAAGTCGTCTTTGATAATGCCTTTCTCAGCACCTTCTGAACGCGCAGCTGCTTCCTTCTCCTTGGCACCTGCCTTAGACTCATCATGAATGGAGgaatgaatttttttgaatttggcTACGAAAAATCCATCCACATTATAAGTATGAGGATAATATCTTCTCGTAAGATTTACAGAGGGATGATATTTCATGCCTCTGTAGGACGTAAAACCAGGTTTACCTATCGTGAGTCCTGTGTCAACTAACCTCACATTTGGTCTCTTTTTCAGAGCATAGTTAACAACTGCTTCGTTTTCTTCTACAGCAACAGAGCAGGTAGAATACACAATGATACCTCCAGAACGAGAGTTAGCATTGACCGAATCAATTGCTGATAGTAAAAGTTGCCTTTGCAAATAAGGAATCTGTATAAAGTCCTTTTCGGTTCTAGCAACTTTGACATTGGAGTCTTTGGCGATGACACCAGTGCCAGAGCATGGAGCATCTAAAAGAACCCTATCAAAGCCGCCAATAACTTTAGGAAATTCCCTAGCATCATAATTGGACACGACAGTATTCCTACACCCAAGACGATGAATATTGGCAATTAAAGACTTCGTTCTTGCTTTGTTTGAGTCGTTGGCGAATACGCAACCAGTGTTTTTCATCATGGCAGAAATAAATGTTGTCTTTCCTCCAGGAGCAGCTGCCATATCTAAGATACGTTCGTTCTCTTGGGGATCCAAGGCCATGACGGGAAGAAACGATGAAGCTGCTTGTAAAATGTAATGTCCGGCAAGATATTCAGGGGTGGCACCAATTGGAACTTGAGAGTCAAAAATTTGCAGGCCAACTTTGGTCCACTTTCCAATGGGTTGTAAGTTGACACCCTTATTAACCAGCTTTTGAGCAAGATCTCTACGACGAGCCTTAAGAGTGTTAGTTCTAACTGTGACGGGTCTGGCAATCTCGTTGGCCTCAAAAAACTCAATTGCTTCCGATGGAGAGAATAAATTaaataatttttcagccaaGAATGGTGTGTACCCAAAATAGGTGCATATGTCTTCGAGAAGTTGATCCACATACTGCGATCTACTCTTTCCCTCTTGAGCTAGTATCTTAAACTTCTCTAAAACCTTCACAATTTCTATCATTCTAGTCCTCACAACGGTCAAATCCGGTGGTTGACTCGCTTCTAATTCCTTTTCCTCAGGTGTTGGAAGAACGATGGCTCGGGGTTCTGGAACATTAGTTTGAAcaagctcttcttctgcCTCCAAAGCTTCCAATTCTTGCTCTTCATCCAATTTACGAGACAAAGCCTCCATGTTAGTAGCAttcaattcctccaagtcatcatcttcgtcatcGGAAAACATTGGCTTCtctctttcatcttcatcagagtCCACAAACTCATCTGCATCAAGCGCATCTTGGaagtcatcatcatcttcttcagcagaATCCTCAAATAAGGATTTCTTTGCAGCATTCAACTCCTCTAAGTCAACATGTGGAAGATCTtgatcatcttcctcaatGTCTAAATTATCTCTGGTGACCTTCGtagatttctttttagGACTTGGGGAAGTTTCCTTCTTCggtttctttgaagctgaGTTTTCTATAGCTTTAGCCCGTCTAGAACGTTTGGAGTTTCTCTCCTTCTGAATGCCGTGAAATTCCTCATAAGAAGGAGGCGCTGATTGTTTGTCCTTAGCTTTTCTTCCCATTTTCTGCGATCACTTAGTATTCTAGaattgattttttttttatttttatggaattttttttcccttaTGAATACCTAGACACTACCATTAGACAAGACACTACCTTTCTCAACGCAAAAGACAAGAACCATCAACACCTTGAAGCCTTCCAACTGACCCCTTGTCCATTTCTCCTGACTGCGGtaattttcatcaaaaaaatctGTTTGTGAATTCCTTCAGAATTTGAACATCGAGACAATGGCCTggaattcaaagaaaagaaaggaTGACCGATATGAGTCCTATAAGGAttttgaggatgaagatgagttgAATGACGAGACATTTGGCAGTGATGTTTATGTTGGtaaaaactttgatttttctgGCGGCAAACCAAAAGCAAATGTGCCTAGCGCCCCAGCTCAACCTCCGAATATGTTGTATGCCCAGGCAGCTCGAACTCCAGTAGAAGATGTGTTGAAACCAATGGCTTCGTTGTGGTCGGAACCAAGCTCTCAATCCAAACCGCAACAACAAGCTCCGTCTCAACCTACAGAGAAAGTGTTGTCATTAGAGGAAATCGAGGCTCAGCTTTTGGGCGGGTCCGTTTCTACAGGTCCTGAAGCTCAACAATCCCCATTTTATGGCTATCCTCCGAACATTCATCCTGGGCAAAATCAGCAGTTCATGCAGCAATTCCCCAATGGCGTTCCTCTTGGATTCATGGTGCCTCCATTTAATCAGTCATACTATGGACCCCCTGATGGCCAGTATCAGCCCTCTACTGTTCAACATCAGGGCATTTCTCAGATGCAGCCACCACCGCAGGGAGTTTCTCAATCAGTTCAGCCCTTCCCAGTTTCCCAACTATCTAACTCGGTACCTCCTCATGTTATGCAAATGCCTCAAGTTTCAACCGAAGGCTATTCTAACGCAGGACCTGAGGGGCTAGCCCAGACTGATTCTCATTCGCCTACAAACGAAGGCCAATTGGATAAAGAACGTAAAGCCGAGCCACAGGATACTTTGCTGGATGAAGAACAGCAACGTCCTGTCGGGTCTACtaaagaaagaaaaacttttgacTTATCGAGCTTGCCGGCTCTCGGATCCGAGGAAGCTCATCAGAGAAGAATTGCCCTTCAGAGGCAGCATCACCACCCTACCGAGCCCGTTGAGAACTACTCGAAATACGAAAACCGCCAGAATCATCAGTTGCGTTCTCACCATCGCCATGAAGATCGATTTTATAACCTTGATGATCCTAACTTGTCGCCTAAGGAACGAGAGCGTTTagcaagaagaaaccatAAGCTGGAGAGAATTCTACGTGGCTCCGGGTTCATGACTCCTAAGGATAAAGACTATTGCACTCAAAGCCAATTGAGTCAGATTGTGACAGACGATCCTTATAACGAAGATTTCTACTATCAGGTTTACAAAGTTCTGAACAACCCCAATGCGAACGGGGACACAAATGTAATTGCACAAAAATATCTCGAACAGAGTGGTCACAAATTAGGTGGTAAGGACCAAAGGGTTGATGTTGCACTTCAACGGATGCAGCATCAAGTTTCACTTGCAGTTACCGTTGTTCGGAATAGAAATGCTAAGAAGGCCGAAAAGAGTAAGAGTGAGCAACATCCGGTGTTTGGTAAAACAACTTCTGCTacatcaaagaaacctAGACAACAACTCGATGTTGGCAAGTCTTTGATTGACAGGGTGGCCGAAGGGAAAGAAGATGATACTTATGAAGAGCGAGAAGGATCTGCCAAAGACATTACCATCAAGAAAACATTATCTCCTATTGAATTGAA
This window of the Komagataella phaffii GS115 chromosome 2, complete sequence genome carries:
- a CDS encoding Zinc-dependent metallopeptidase yscII, may have a role in obtaining leucine from dipeptide substrate; protein product: MRFLVSSFRPFRHTISSHISMGQALSAIRVFHKNSHSRTQGLRRHSHYCCHRKIDMSTSTKLPERQLLPANVRPTKYDLTLEPLFSTFKFNGEETIHLDVQEDSSSITLHALDIDLQDSLLITSNKSKTPPLHVTSNDDDQSLTFQFKEGTLVKGDKVQLQLKFVGELNDKMAGFYRSSYEENGETKYLATTQMEPTDCRRAFPSFDEPSLKAVFNIALIADQKLTCLSNMDVKEEQSLGDRRKKVIFNPTPLISTYLIAFIVGDLKYIEADYNYRIPVRVYATPGLEKQGRFSVELAAKTLEFFEQQFDIDYPLPKMDMVAIHDFSAGAMENFGLVTYRVVDLLYDEKNSNLATKQRVAEVVQHELAHQWFGNLVTMEWWEGLWLNEGFATWMSWYSCDKFFPDWKVWEQYVTDSLQQALALDALRASHPIEVPVKRADEINQIFDAISYSKGSSLLKMISKWLGEDVFIKGVSSYLKKHRYGNTKTTDLWESLSEVSGKDVVKVMSIWTGKIGFPIISVTENANRITFTQNRYLTTGDVTPEEDTTIYPVFLGLKTESSTDESLVLDSRSMSVDIQNSDFFKVNAEQAGIYRTNYAPERWIKLGKQPHLLSVEDRAGLVADAGALASSGHSSTRNFLNLVNSWKDESSFVVWDEITSRVAALKAAWLFESQSDIDALNAFVRDLISTKIKSIGWSFNDNEPFLEQRLKSLLYATAAGAKVPGVVKSALINFQKYVAGDKTAIHPNIKAVTFQTVAAQGSEKEWDQLLDIYKNPVSIDEKIIALRSLGRFEDPILIAKTLALLFDGSVRSQDIYVPMQGLRATKIGVESLFKWLTLNWDKIYKLLPPGLSMLGSVVTISTSGFTSLDDQKRVKDFFASKDTKGFDQGLAQALDTIQSKASWVQRDSRNVSDWLREQGYKK
- a CDS encoding Topoisomerase II-associated deadenylation-dependent mRNA-decapping factor, translated to MAWNSKKRKDDRYESYKDFEDEDELNDETFGSDVYVGKNFDFSGGKPKANVPSAPAQPPNMLYAQAARTPVEDVLKPMASLWSEPSSQSKPQQQAPSQPTEKVLSLEEIEAQLLGGSVSTGPEAQQSPFYGYPPNIHPGQNQQFMQQFPNGVPLGFMVPPFNQSYYGPPDGQYQPSTVQHQGISQMQPPPQGVSQSVQPFPVSQLSNSVPPHVMQMPQVSTEGYSNAGPEGLAQTDSHSPTNEGQLDKERKAEPQDTLLDEEQQRPVGSTKERKTFDLSSLPALGSEEAHQRRIALQRQHHHPTEPVENYSKYENRQNHQLRSHHRHEDRFYNLDDPNLSPKERERLARRNHKLERILRGSGFMTPKDKDYCTQSQLSQIVTDDPYNEDFYYQVYKVLNNPNANGDTNVIAQKYLEQSGHKLGGKDQRVDVALQRMQHQVSLAVTVVRNRNAKKAEKSKSEQHPVFGKTTSATSKKPRQQLDVGKSLIDRVAEGKEDDTYEEREGSAKDITIKKTLSPIELKFSKSSQTFQLYLIEKIFDEILKLESQEREGVDITDNSLWEALNLEPMGTQQINNAEEIPSFISILYYEKGMKLFPRTFHFLSNEHRLILVNLIFNHLQKLYVILKGSYKIYESNDYQVPSEINNSIEQFQGTVLKSLVLFLSEAKFQDILESLIVLLNNNNLLFLCTTKVGLSIITILISRLELIKQELSQTLSGEDLSTWSSVYDNLFQSLEGRLSSIFPPKSNQQLADDSHVWQFLASLTLAGRLNHQRIIVGEVRTQIFDVVDQVKNLRATNDPVKVEKSNILLSNLNLFLNVMGLNATENDITELKS
- a CDS encoding putative RNA m(5)C methyltransferase, translating into MGRKAKDKQSAPPSYEEFHGIQKERNSKRSRRAKAIENSASKKPKKETSPSPKKKSTKVTRDNLDIEEDDQDLPHVDLEELNAAKKSLFEDSAEEDDDDFQDALDADEFVDSDEDEREKPMFSDDEDDDLEELNATNMEALSRKLDEEQELEALEAEEELVQTNVPEPRAIVLPTPEEKELEASQPPDLTVVRTRMIEIVKVLEKFKILAQEGKSRSQYVDQLLEDICTYFGYTPFLAEKLFNLFSPSEAIEFFEANEIARPVTVRTNTLKARRRDLAQKLVNKGVNLQPIGKWTKVGLQIFDSQVPIGATPEYLAGHYILQAASSFLPVMALDPQENERILDMAAAPGGKTTFISAMMKNTGCVFANDSNKARTKSLIANIHRLGCRNTVVSNYDAREFPKVIGGFDRVLLDAPCSGTGVIAKDSNVKVARTEKDFIQIPYLQRQLLLSAIDSVNANSRSGGIIVYSTCSVAVEENEAVVNYALKKRPNVRLVDTGLTIGKPGFTSYRGMKYHPSVNLTRRYYPHTYNVDGFFVAKFKKIHSSIHDESKAGAKEKEAAARSEGAEKGIIKDDFAHFDSDEDKELIETSFKRNLKRRGINPNAKNIQL